The Juglans regia cultivar Chandler chromosome 6, Walnut 2.0, whole genome shotgun sequence genome contains the following window.
TTCTTtgctttttcttaattttcaaatatttctttttctttgaagaaaGAAAGTCTTGTCCGCCACCCAAGAAACGGAGCGGCCTCCGGTTCCGGCTAAGCAAGCaatcttctctcttcctctccgcATCAAGTTCTTCTGATCATTTGCTCTTTCTGCTGTACTAATTACATACCCAAATCGTGGTGCAACTTCACTTCAATACCTCCTTGAACCAAAGTTTTCTGTTGATTTTCATTCctaatttttctaagttgtaAACTTATGTGTCCTTTTGGGTAAGTAGCAAACTACAAAGGAACCAGTCATGGTTGTGTTCTTTGGCTATCTACAACTTGCTATCCTcataatttagggttttgggttcttcctataccaaactatttcttcaattcttgctttttttagggttttaggaTCCTTTTTCCTTCTTGTTACAAGAGTTTTAGtggttttttcgtttttttcaTCTGAGTTTGTTGAGAAATGGAGGAATATCACAATCAACTTAATGAGAATTCAGGTTCAAGGGGGAATTTCTTGTACGTGTCACCGGTTCTTGCAGCGAATTCTTCTGGTTATGGAAGAACAAGCAGTGGCTCAAACGTGGGCAATCAGCAGACCCAGATACCCATCTCCACCTTTCCTCTACAATCCGGTGGCGAGTGTTTTCAATCAGAAGCACACCCGATTGTGAAGACCGAAGCCAGCACTTCACAACATTTACAGACATTTCATTACGCCTTGATGAGGGGGCATCCAGGAattcagcagcagcagcagcagcagcagcaaggGAATGACTCCTCCAATACTGATGTTGAAGCTATCAAAGGCAAGATCATCGCCCATCCTCAGTACTCTAATCTCTTGGAAGCTTACATGGATTGCCAAAAGGTGTTTTACCCTCCACAAATTCTATAGTAGAAGATGAAAGTttgatgaacatatatatatattatatagaagattgactttctctctctctgtcggTGTAATATAAATAGGTCGGCGCTCCTCCTGAAGTGGTGGCTCGGCTATCAGCAGCTCGCGAGGAGTTTGAGGCGCGGCAAAGATCTTCAGTGACTTCTAGAGAAACTACAAAGGACCCAGAACTCGATCAATTCATGGTGACTCCTTTACTATTCCTCGTaactttcatatatttaatattgcaAAAATGAAGTCTCTATATTATAGTCCTTTTATCTCTCCTTCGGGTACACTTGGTAATTTCCCCAATTTCTGACAACATTTGGGATGTGTAATCAGGAAGCTTACTATGACATGCTGGTGAAATATCGGGATGAACTAAATAGGCCTATTCAAGAAGCAATGGATTTCATGCGTAGGATCGAAGCGCAGCTTAATATGCTTGGCAATGGCGCCGTGCGGGTCTTCTCCTCTGGTACTCTTTCCGGACATgtcttaccttttttttttttttttccgagtTATCTGTTCTATATTTTCCATAAACCGCCCTATTTCTATGTCCAGAAAAGATATCTGCACGTTCAATGTGAACAGCAGGTACCTGATTTATCTACCGCTAAGTCGTCGACCCAGAGATATGGGTTAATTTCATTTGCAAATAGTGCTTGCCTAAAGTATACTCCGGTTGTCCTGAGAAGCATAGAGCACTTTACTATGCGTCACTTCTCGTTTCCAATAATGAAACTTTGACCCAGATAACGCGTTCCAATAGTGAATCAGAAGACCcccgagagagagcgagagagagagagagagcaaactACCGTTGTCACGAGTTGCTTAGTAAAACCCTAATCACAAGCGCAATTGGAATTGGACAATTTTATATGCAGTCGAAGGCTCGAAGCTCCACATGATCAAGGAGGAAGACAAAGCGCGCGCTCGTATGGTAGCATAACCAATGATGAAACATACGCACATTCGCGTCCTAAAAAGGGTTAGCTTTACACGGTCTGAGCATCCCGACAAATCATCCTTGTTAGAGTTTCTTGCCGGAAATCTAcacttttctttcttcatctgCCCAAGTAAATCCGATTCGGATTCTTCTATGGGTTTCCGTGATAAACAAACAACTCGAAATGTTGGCAAGACTGTTGCCATTTCCCAGATAAATATGTTgccttatttattaattttgtgtttctctctctctgtttacTCGCATCAATAGGAAAAGAAGCATAGGATTCTGTTCAATT
Protein-coding sequences here:
- the LOC108979965 gene encoding homeobox protein knotted-1-like 2 translates to MEEYHNQLNENSGSRGNFLYVSPVLAANSSGYGRTSSGSNVGNQQTQIPISTFPLQSGGECFQSEAHPIVKTEASTSQHLQTFHYALMRGHPGIQQQQQQQQQGNDSSNTDVEAIKGKIIAHPQYSNLLEAYMDCQKVGAPPEVVARLSAAREEFEARQRSSVTSRETTKDPELDQFMEAYYDMLVKYRDELNRPIQEAMDFMRRIEAQLNMLGNGAVRVFSSEEKGEGVGSSEEDQDNSGGETELPEIDPRAEDRELKNHLLRKYSGYLSSLKQELSKKKKKAKLPKEARQKLLSWWELHYKWPYPSETEKVALAESTGLDQKQINNWFINQRKRHWKPSEDMQFMVMDGLHPQNATLYMDGHFMGDGHYRLGP